In one Heptranchias perlo isolate sHepPer1 chromosome 25, sHepPer1.hap1, whole genome shotgun sequence genomic region, the following are encoded:
- the trmt2a gene encoding tRNA (uracil-5-)-methyltransferase homolog A has translation MAEEGTSISPGEVQGEANEPTDLTVPEKNEDSSISNETQMEGTEPGADVYRYIKGDLFTSEIYKIEIQNLPKFVSFSDLRKFLSRNSLVPHKIKLFGKRPFAFVTFKEEQERDRAMEVLQGQVWKNRNLCVRLAKPKADPIAKKRKQESSENDNHVQKRAVPAEGLDRPLSEQIADVVTPLWNVPYEEQLKKKEQNVLQVLALLTTEIGTHNRAFVPWVFQQKKIYGGTCCPFEGVKPSPLQTEYRNKCEFLIGVGANGKDKTIGCRLGKYKGGSCAVVEPFDTIHIPAKTKEVAKAFQDYIRSSPYSVYSPETYEGHWKQLTVRITRAKQIMAIIYFNPQKLTKQELEELQGELAKYFTEGDGKDCGVTSLYFAEEGQRKSPNLEDLPLDHVTGEKYIYEELLGLKFRISPHAFFQVNTQAAEVLYSAVGDWAHLNQDSIVLDVCCGTGTIGLSLAKRVKKVIGIEMCQEAVEDAKVNAELNGLSNVEFLCGKAEDLFPTVINSITSQNLVAIVDPPRAGLHSRVVLAIRRAEHLKSLIYVACNARAAMNNFVDLCRAPSHRVKGFPFRPVKAMAVDLFPHTMYYELLILFERVE, from the exons ATGGCGGAAGAAGGAACCAGCATATCTCCTGGAGAAGTTCAAGGAGAAGCCAATGAACCAACTGATTTAACTGTGCCGGAGAAAAATGAAGATTCCAGTATCTCAAATGAAACTCAGATGGAAGGGACTGAACCTGGAGCTGACGTCTATCGATATATCAAAGGTGATCTTTTTACATCTGAGATTTACAAGATTGAAATACAGAACCTCCCAAAGTTTGTAAGTTTCAGTGATTTAAGAAAATTCCTCAGCAGGAACAGCCTGGTTCCTCATAAAATCAAACTCTTTGGAAAACGGCCTTTTGCATTTGTGACTTTTAAAGAAGAGCAAGAACGAGACCGAGCCATGGAGGTCCTTCAGGGGCAAGTTTGGAAAAATAGGAATTTGTGCGTCCGATTAGCAAAACCAAAAGCTGATCCTATTGCCAAGAAACGAAAGCAGGAAAGCTCTGAGAATGATAATCATGTGCAGAAGCGTGCTGTTCCAGCAGAAGGTTTGGACAGACCTTTAAGCGAACAAATTGCTGACGTTGTGACACCCCTATGGAACGTTCCATATGAAGAACAGCTGAAAAAGAAAGAGCAGAATGTCTTGCAAGTGTTGGCATTATTGACCAC GGAAATAGGAACCCATAATCGAGCCTTCGTGCCATGGGTGTTTCAACAGAAAAAGATATACGGAGGAACCTGTTGTCCATTCGAGGGAGTGAAACCATCACCTCTACAG ACTGAATACCGTAACAAGTGCGAGTTTCTAATTGGCGTTGGAGCAAATGGAAAAGATAAAACTATAGGATGTCGCTTGGGTAAATACAAGGGTGGATCGTGTGCAGTTGTAGAGCCGTTTGATACGATTCACATTCCTGCCAAAACGAAAGAAGTTGCGAAGGCATTTCAGGACTACATAAG GTCATCTCCTTATTCCGTGTATAGCCCAGAAACATATGAAGGTCACTGGAAGCAGTTGACTGTACGCATCACTAGAGCCAAGCAGATCATGGCTATAATTTACTTCAACCCTCAG AAACTAACCAAACAGGAACTAGAAGAACTGCAAGGTGAATTAGCCAAATATTTCACAGAAGGTGATGGGAAGGATTGTGGAGTAACTTCACTTTACTTTGCGGAAGAAGGTCAGAG AAAATCTCCTAACTTGGAAGACTTGCCTTTGGACCACGTGACTGGGGAAAAGTACATATATGAAGAGCTCCTTGGACTTAAATTCAGAATTTCTCCTCATGCATTTTTCCAG GTGAACACCCAGGCTGCGGAGGTGCTTTATTCAGCAGTTGGAGACTGGGCCCATCTTAACCAAGACAGTATAGTCTTGGATGTTTGCTGTGGCACTGGAACTATTGGGCTTTCCCTGGCAAAG AGAGTGAAGAAAGTTATTGGAATTGAAATGTGCCAGGAAGCTGTAGAAGATGCTAAAGTGAATGCAGAGTTAAATG GTCTATCCAATGTGGAATTCTTATGTGGGAAAGCTGAAGATCTCTTTCCCACTGTAATTAACTCTATAACATCGCAAAACTTGGTTGCTATTGTGGACCCACCCAGGGCAGGACTGC ATTCCAGAGTTGTACTAGCAATAAGAAGAGCAGAACACCTGAAAAGTCTAATTTATGTTGCTTGTAATGCCCGAGCAGCTATGAACAATTTTGTGGA CCTTTGTCGTGCCCCATCTCACCGAGTGAAGGGATTTCCTTTCCGTCCAGTTAAAGCCATGGCTGTCGATCTCTTCCCACATACAATGTACTATGAGCTGTTAATATTGTTTGAGAGGGTGGAATAA